Sequence from the Bacillus sp. es.036 genome:
AAGAAAAGCATACCAGAGTCTTCCGTCATGTTTAAACTTTGTTCGATCAAGAGATGATGAACATAAGACATTCCCTCTTCCGCTTTTAACTCATATTTCGCAGCTGCCTCTTCGTGTGGGTAATACCCGACAGGTAAATCTGTCACCACAGTATTTACTTGAGGAATGTAGAGTGGCTTCACACTATCCTGGTGAAGAAATTCCACTTGATGCTTTTGCAAGTTAGCATTAACAAATCCCAGGTGCAAGAGAAGATCGTCGGGTTCAACACCGTACGCTTCTACGTTCTCTCCATCCAATTGATTGAGGACTGACGTTAGCAAATTCCCAGTGCCAACAGCAGGATCAAGAATCTTCATGTTATCAAGATTTAGAACCTCTTTATATTTTTTCACAAGATACCCAATTAAATGCGCCACACTATCAGGTGTCATTGCATGGTGAGGTTGAATACCTTTTTTCATTCCTTTAAGCAGGGCCAGTTGGATCCCTTTCCGCACCGTTTCTTGTTCTGCTCCATCAAGACTACATGAGTCATACAGATTTTTTAGACGCACAACCGTATCAGCATCTAGTTCTTCTTGAAGGACTTTATTTTCAAATATATTTAAACCTGTCTCGACAAGTGCTTCAAGATAAGACATCTCTAACTTATTTTGAATGACAAGTGTTGATTCATCTAACACGTTATATAGATTTTCTACAGTTAATTCGGACATTAATCGGCCTCCTATCAGTTCGCCGTCTCTATTGTAAACAGTCTTGACTTCTTTCGCAACAATGATAGATGAGAAACCAACGTCTTCTTTCCTTGAAACTAGCTAAAACGTAATCGCCTAACGTGTAAAAAAGGACTTCGATGAAGTCATCGAAGTCCTTTTCATAGGAGATGTATTATTCCGCTTGTTTTGCAGCATTTAGAGCAGCATCATAATCAGGATGATTAGTCGCTTCACTCACGTACTCTGTGTGCACAACCTCACCGTTACGATTCACAACAAACACAGCTCTTGCTAGCAAACGCAGTTCCTGCATAGCTACGCCAAATGCTTTACCAAATGAAAGGTCTCGATGATCTGATAAGGTAATCGCATCTTCAATACCAGCCGCACCACACCAGCGTTTTTGAGCAAATGGAAGATCAGCACTAATAGTTAATACTTTTACGTTGTTAAGTTTTGCAGCTTCTTCATTGAATTTACGTGTTTGTGCATCACAAACACCTGTATCAAGAGATGGTACAACACTAATAAGACGAGTACCTGGATAATCTTCAAGCGTCTTTTCAGATAGATCATTTGCAAGCACAGTAAAATCAGGAGCCTTGTCACCAACTTTTACTTCTTCACCTAAAAGCGTCATTGGCGTTTCTTTAAATGTAATGTTAGCCATGTTCATACCTCCTTTATAATTGGTCGTATGTACGACTAACTTCATCATATAGGTGTAACCAGTAGATTTCAAGAAATCAGCAGTAGCTACAAAAAAAAGCTACCTCATTATAAAGTAGCTTAAAAATCGAGATCTTGCTTATTGTCATCTTGATGTCTTTGCTGTCCCCGAAAAAGATGTTTGGATTGAGAGCTTTGTCTTGATGATCCTGAAGCGTTTTGTTGACCTTGTTGACTTTTTTGGTTTTTATTTCCATCTGAGTTCTGATTCATATTTTGAAGGATGCTTTGTACCTTTTCAATAGCCTGCGGTGCAAGGTCAAGTAGTCTCTCGTAAAGATGAGTTGTATTGTCCAGATGAATCATTTTTATATCCCCTGCACTGACGATTAGAAAAGCAATGGGGGTAATGGAAACCCCTCCACCACTTCCGCCGCCAAATGGCTCCCCTTTACTTTGGCCCTGCTGGTTGGACTGTTGTTTCAACATGAATTCACTACCACCAGCAGCAAATCCAAATCCAACCTTTGAAACCGTCAAAATAACACTCCCATCTGGAGTTTCGACCGGATCACCAATAATGGTGTTTACATCGATCATATCTTTCAAATTTTCCATTGCCGTTTGCATTAATCCTTCAATTGGATGTTCAGACATGTGTTTTCCTCCTTCACTTCCTAAACCGCTAAGCCTCCTGTAACTTTTTCTGAGACTTCATCAATTTAATTACCGCGATCATAGCATGCCCCAGTTTGAACGTAATCATGCATTTCATATAAGTTTGAATTGTTTTCATTTCATAGATTGGCGTGACAATAAGTTGAGGAATTGTATGAAGGTTTGAGTAGTGTGATAGAAGCGTAAAAATCGCTACCTTCGCATTCATTACAATTTCAGCAAAGACAGCTGTATTGGCAGCATTCCCCGCCCCGAAATTGGTTTCCCATTGAACATTTTTAAAACGTACTCGTTTCAAGAAAAATAAGAACGACTTCCTAGCACGAAATGCTTTTTTTAATACCTGAACCAATTCCTTTGTTTCACCTTTAAGCCCTTTTTCTTTCTTCTTCTTTTTGACAGTTTCTTCCCCCTCTTCAAATAACTCGATTAAGGGAATAGTCGTTTCATAGACGACAAGTCCAAAAAGCGCTCTCACAGCTATCTGAAGTTCCTCCACCGTTGAAGAATGTTCCATAATCACCGTTACTCTTACAGTCGAAAAAATAATAAGAGGTAAGGATGCGATGATTAAGAGTAAAAGAATAGCAGCGATCGCAATAATCACTAAACATCTCTCTCCTTTTATTTTTTTGTAAGAGACCAAAAAAATTAGAGTATAAAATAAACCTGCCCAAAATGGGCAGGTTTATTCAATATGAGATTTTATTTTTCATGTACAACAGTCGTCTCAGCAAACAAATCATGAATGCCCTGTTTCTTTTTTGTGAAGGCCACGACAAGAAAACCTACAAATAAAATCGTCTTGCTTATAAAACGACCAATTCCTTCTCTAAAAATAACGGTTCCCCAGGTTAACTTCGTCTTATCAAGGGACGCTACCTTTAATCCGAAAAGCATTTTCCCAAGTGTCTGAGACAAAAATTTTGTCATTAAAATAAAATACATATAATAAACAATTCCTGTTAGAATGGCCTGTAAAGGTAAAATGGCCGGTTCTGTTGCTGGTAAGTCAAATCCTCTTATTAGAGGTGTGATCAGAATGCCATTCAAACTTGCTACCACTATAATATCAACTAAATATGCCCAAAAACGCATCCAGAAGCCCGCATAACGTACGTGCCTCGCCTCTGTGTCTACCGATGCGGGAGGGGCAGTCATACTCATTGTTTCGTCCATTCTGCCTGCCTCCTTATTCAGAATATAAATACATTAACTCAGGGGATTGCGGCGTTGATAGAAGCTGCTGAATGCCTAAAAGATCTTTGTCGGGCCCCATGAGTTTTGCAGCTGTCATTTCAAATAATGAATTAAAACCAAGGTTTTGCTTATATTGAACAACTTGTAGCTTGTTATCTCCAAGATCTTTCTTCATTCCTTCAATTGTATCTTCTAAATTACCAAGATCATCTACAAGGTTCACTTCTTTCGCTTGTCTTCCATCGTATATTCTACCGTCAGCAAGTTCACGGACTTTGCTTTCGTCTATTCCTCTACCTTCACTCACGATCCGAACAAACTGATCATATGAGTTATCAATCATTGATTGTAAAATTTCTCGCTCTTCTTCGGTCATTTCTCGGCTCGGTGACATGATATCTTTATGAGGACCGCTCTTAATCGTCTCCCACTTCACACCAACTTTTTCAGCTAATTCTGCATAATTCATTGATTGCATGATTACCCCAATTGAACCTGTAATTGTAGAAGGACTTGCTACAATTTTATCTGTCGGAGCAGAAATGTAATAACCCGCAGAAGCTGTCATACTTCCCATTGAAGCGTAGATCGGTTTATCCGTTTTTTCTTTGATCTCCAAAAGTTTATCGTGAATCTCTTCACTTTCTACAACACCACCGCCTGGCGTATTCAGCCTTAAGATAATCCCTTTGACGCTCTTATCTTCTGCAGCATGCTCTAACCGTTTCATAAATATATCGTGATTGTATCCTGCCTGCGGCAGAAAGCTAGTATTCGTTCCTGTATCTTGAATAACACCTTCCACATTAAGAACGGCGATTTTATTCGAGCTGCTCCCTTCTTCAATAACCGTCTCTGCAAATTGGTCTGTCGTATTCATTTCTTCTTGCCACCCGCCAAATGCCAGACTTGAAACAAAATTAAAACCAAGTGATACGATGATGAGAACTACTGTAATACCTAATGCAATCCATCGTTTTCCATTCATAGTAAGCCTCCTCTATATCCTGATGCTATCTTATGTACGATGAGACCAAGTTATTGGTTTCATATTTTTGAGAATACCATACAAAATAAGGAAGCGCACTTCCTAAACGTACGGAAACAAATTTAGTACAATTCTATTGGATAGAATAAGTACTGTTCATCTCACACCATTTTAAAATCGTTTTACGCGTTTTAAAGGGAACTAAATTCAATTTTTTCTTTTTTCTAAAAAGAGAGAGTGTTAAAGTAAAAAGGACTAACAGTAGGACAAGGAGGAATTCAAATGCCAAATCGACGTAATTTGTTTTTTTTCTACAAGCAGACAAAAGAAATCCAGGAAAAAGTAGAACCTTTGAAGGCACTTGCAGAAAAAAATGATTTTCATATTGTAGAAAGTCCTGAAGAGGCGAGCATTATCGCTAGTATCGGGGGAGACGGAGCTTTTCTTCAAGCGGTTAGAAAAACAGGCTTTCGTGAAGATTGTCTCTATGTCGGTATTTCTACGGGCGAGCTAGGGTTTTATTGTGATTTCCATATCGACAACATCCAAAATATGGTGGACGACATTTTATCAGAAGGTATTGAAGTACGTCGTTATCCGACAATAGAAGTAATGGTAAACAACGAATCCTCTTTCTATTGCTTGAATGAATGCACCATTCGATCATCAATTATTAAAACACTTGCTATGGAAGTATACGTAGAAGATTTTCACTTTGAAACGTTTCGGGGAGATGGCCTCATTGTTTCCACCCCAACGGGAAGTACGGCATATAATAAATCCGTTAATGGTGCTGTGGTAGATCCTAAACTTGCTTGTATGCAAGTAAGCGAACTTGCTTCACTTAACAATAATCATTACCGTACGCTTGGCTCTCCATTTTTATTAAGTGATGAGAGAACGCTTACGCTTCAAGTCATTCAAGATGGCAATGACTATCCAGTTATCGGTATCGATAATGAAGCGATGAGCATACAACATGCTAAAGAAATTCAAATCCATATCCCAGAAAAACGCATCAAAACTGTTAAGCTTAAAAACAATTCTTTTTGGCATAAAGTGCAAAGAAGTTTTCTTTAAGGAAAAGCGCCGCAAACTATGCGGCGCTTTTGTATTGATTTAAAGTCGATTAAGACAAATTAGATTTTTTCATATACAACCGTTTCATCCACAACTGTCATGACCGGTTTTGTTTCAAGTATAATGTCTGGATCACAGTGAAAAATATCACGATCTAAAACTGTAAAATCCGCAACAAAGTTCTCTTTAATCATACCTCTCTCATGCTCTCTTCCAATAGCAAACGCACTGCCTTTTGTAAAAAGAGAGACGCTCTCAAACACCGACAATTTTTGTTCAGGATAATACCCACCATGAGATTCTTCAGGACGTTTCCGTGTAACAGCTGCATGAATACCTAGTAATGGATTGACAGGTTCTATTGGCGCATCTGATCCACCTGCAATGGGAACTCCACTTTCAAGGAGGGTTTTCCATGCAAAGGACATTCCCATTCTACCTTCTCCAAGACGTTCAATAACCCACGGAAAGTCTGATGCGACAAATCTTGGCTGGATATCGAGAATAACTGAAAGCTCTTTTAATCGCTTTAACAAATCTTCTCGCATTACTTGAGTATGAATCAGACGATCTCTCAAACCGAATGGAGCAGGGTACTGTTCAATGGCTTCAATGGCATATTCAAGAGCCAGATCACCAATGACATGAATGGCCACAGGCATATCATGCGACCTCGCTTTCTTTACAAGTTCAGTCAGCCCTTCAATGCTGTGAATGGCAACTCCTGACGTGTCAGGGGAATCATTGTATGGATGGCTTAACAATGCCGTACGTCCTCCCAGTGCCCCATCAGCAAAGATCTTCATTGCTCCAAGTTCAACATAGTTCGTTCCATCGCCAAAGCCCAGCCCCTGTTTTCGCATGTCTTCGATAACTTCGTGATGAACGAGTAGATTCGCTCTGAATTTGCGCTGACCATTGATCACATTCAAAAACGTTTCGTACGTACGTGTAAATCCACCGTAATAGTTTAAATCTTCACTATGACCACCTGTCACTCCTTGTGCAACAAGATCATCTACTGAACACGAGAGTGCTTTTTCGAGAAACTCGATGCTTGCCTCAGGCATCGCATTCTTAACTAATTCCTGTGCACGGTCAAGTAAATATCCAGTTGCTCTGCCGTTACTATCACGCATAATCACGCCACCTTCAGGATCAGGCGTATCATCCGTAATTCCCGCAAGATCGAGCGCAATAGAGTTAGCAAGAATCGCATGTCGACATACTCTTGTTAGCATCATCGGATGATTTGGCGCAATCTCATCCAACTCGTCACGATGAAAGATTTTTCGATCCTGAAAGTTGTTTTCATTCCAACCTTCTCCAATCACCCACTCAAATGGGGCAATTTCCTCTACTTTTTTTTCAAGGAGACGTTTCATTTCTTCTGCAGAAGCAGCTTCCGATAAATTAAGGCGAAGGAGCTTTTCCCCGTGCCCAATCATATGAAGATGACTATCGACAAATCCAGGAATCATCACATTCCCTTTCAAATCATACTGTGCCGTCATTTCTTTTCCGAACATCGAGGTAAGTTCTGATTTAGACCCGACCTTTTTTATTCGGCCATTTTCTGTATAAACAGCTTCTACTGTTTCATTTTCATGTTCAAGCGTATAGATCTTTCCACCAAACCAAAGCGTTCCCACTGATGTTCTCCCCTTTATCCGATTTGTGAGCTTATTGTATCATTCCTATTATAAACTGTGAATCTTCTGGTTTTTCTTCAAACTCTTGGTTGATTTTTCAATCATGATACAATAAGAATATCTAAGAGAAAGTGCAAGACAATTGTTGAAGGTGAGGAAATCACGTTGAAGAAGAAGATTTTATTTACAGGCGGTGGATCAGCCGGACACGTTACCGTTAATTTAGCTCTTATCCCCCGTTTTTTAGAAGAAGATTGGGATATCCATTATATCGGATCTGAAAAAGGGATTGAACGTCAGCTTATTGAACCCGTTAAAGGCGTTACGTATCATCACGTTGCAACCGGAAAGTTAAGAAGATATTTTGACTGGAATAACTTTAAAGATCCTTTTAAAGTTATTAAAGGCGTTGGAGAAGCTTTCTCTATTATTAAACGAGAAAAACCATCTGTTATTTTCTCAAAAGGTGGATTTGTTTCTGTCCCGGTTGTGATTGCCGGTAAAATGAACGGAGTACCTGTCATTATTCACGAATCTGATTTAACTCCCGGCCTTGCTAACAAAGTAGCAATTCCTTTCGCATCAAAAGTGTGCACCACTTTTCCAGAAACTGTGAAACACCTTCCTGAAAATAAAGCAGAATACATTGGGGCTGTGGTCCGCGATGAATTAAAAAGCGGAAACCGGTCAAAAGGACTCTCATTCGCTGAATTTAGTGGAACAAAACCAGTAATGCTTATTATGGGAGGTAGTCTAGGAGCAAAGCGGATCAACGAATCGGTTCGTAACCAGCTCAATCAGTTGCTCCAAACATTCGATATCCTTCACCTTACAGGTAAAGGGCAGGTTGATGAGTCACTTCAAATGAAAGGTTACAAACAATTTGAATATGTAACAGATGAACTTCCTGATTTATTAGCAATGGCGGACTTAATCGTTTCTAGGGCTGGATCGAATTCAATCTTTGAATTTCTTGCGCTAAAGAAACCAATGCTGCTCATTCCACTATCGAGAGCAGCGAGTAGAGGTGACCAAATCTTAAATGCTCAATCATTTCAAAAATCGGGCTATGCTAACGTTTTGTTAGAAGAAGATTTAACCGACGCTTCTTTCTTAAGATTAGTACGCGAAACTTATGAGAAACGGTCAACTTACTTAAAAGCAATGGAGCAAGATAATGCCGGAGATCAAGCGAATAAAATCGAGTCATTGATTAAAAGCATCGCAAAATAAGAAGAAGAGGACCAAAAAATGGTCCTCTTCTTTTACTTACCTATAAGATCTGTTGTCTTATTTTATGAAGCTCCCTGCGTTTCTTTTTGTCGGAGTTCAATTCTTCTTATCTTTCCAGACGTGGTCTTTGGAAGTTCTTCAATAAATTCAATCTTACGGGGGTATTTGTACGGCGCCGTCAACTCTTTCACATGATCTTGAAGTTCACGAGTTAACGCATCACCTGCCTGACTCGCATCTTTTAATACAATATATGCTTTAACAATATTCCCTCTTACTTCATCCGGACTTGCCACCACGGCACACTCCTGAACAGCTGGATGCTTAACGAGAGCATCTTCCACTTCAAAAGGTCCAATGGTATATCCAGAACTAATAATAATATCATCACCTCTCCCCTCAAACCAGAAGTAGCCATCGTCATCTTTGGACGCCTTATCCCCTGTTAAATAATAATCCCCTCTATATGCCATCTGTGTACGCTCTTGATCTTGATAGTACTTTTTGAAAAGAGCTGGCACATCTTTATGCACGGCAATATCGCCAACTTCCCCAACTTGAACCGGCTCTCCCTCTTCATTGATAATTTCCACCTGGTTTCCAGGGGTTGGTTTCCCCATTGACCCTAGTTTTACTTCCATTCCTTTTAGAATACCAACAAGCAACGTATTTTCCGTTTGACCGTAACCGTCTCTTACATCGATTTTAAAATACTTTCTAAACGTATCAATAACCTCACGATTAAGAGGTTCTCCCGCTGAAACGGCACTTCGAAGCACGGGAAGGTTGTAGCGATCCAAACCATCTACTTTTGCCATTAATCGGTATTCTGTCGGAGTACAACAAAGAACATTTATGTCGTATTTGGAAAGGAAACCAAGATATGCTTCAGGATCAAATTTACCACTGTATAAGAATCCAGTAGCTCCACTGCCTAACGTAGCAACAAATGGACTCCATATCCACTTCTGCCAACCAGGTCCTGCTGTTGCCCAAACGTTATCACCTTCTTGAATATCAAGCCAGGATGCAGAAGTGGTTCTTAAATGAGCATACGCCCAACCATGACTATGCACAACGCCTTTTGGATTACCAGTGGTACCTGACGTATAGGAAAGGAATGCCATATCATCACGCAATGTGTTAACGCCCTCGAAAGAAGCGCTTTCATTTTCGGATTGTTGAAGTAATGGAAGCCACCCCTTTGTTTCTATCCCGACACTGAACTTATATTTCAGTGATGGCGCATCACTTTCTACCCCTGCAAATGCTTCAACTAATTGCGATTCACAAATAACCGCCTTTGCTTCTGCATGATTTATTCGGTATACCAGATCCTTTTTCCGTAACATTTCCGAGGAAGGAATTACGACAAGTCCAGCTTTAAGACATGCAATGTAGACAGCATAAGTATCAATAAG
This genomic interval carries:
- the ytfJ gene encoding GerW family sporulation protein, with the translated sequence MSEHPIEGLMQTAMENLKDMIDVNTIIGDPVETPDGSVILTVSKVGFGFAAGGSEFMLKQQSNQQGQSKGEPFGGGSGGGVSITPIAFLIVSAGDIKMIHLDNTTHLYERLLDLAPQAIEKVQSILQNMNQNSDGNKNQKSQQGQQNASGSSRQSSQSKHLFRGQQRHQDDNKQDLDF
- a CDS encoding DUF2953 domain-containing protein; translated protein: MIIAIAAILLLLIIASLPLIIFSTVRVTVIMEHSSTVEELQIAVRALFGLVVYETTIPLIELFEEGEETVKKKKKEKGLKGETKELVQVLKKAFRARKSFLFFLKRVRFKNVQWETNFGAGNAANTAVFAEIVMNAKVAIFTLLSHYSNLHTIPQLIVTPIYEMKTIQTYMKCMITFKLGHAMIAVIKLMKSQKKLQEA
- the mbcS gene encoding acyl-CoA synthetase MbcS is translated as MQDLIAPEYYNLTSEMERFVSNEDKVALKWRSDQGDEQEITYKQLFEKANRIAGALTSGGLAPQDRVLIMMPRLIDTYAVYIACLKAGLVVIPSSEMLRKKDLVYRINHAEAKAVICESQLVEAFAGVESDAPSLKYKFSVGIETKGWLPLLQQSENESASFEGVNTLRDDMAFLSYTSGTTGNPKGVVHSHGWAYAHLRTTSASWLDIQEGDNVWATAGPGWQKWIWSPFVATLGSGATGFLYSGKFDPEAYLGFLSKYDINVLCCTPTEYRLMAKVDGLDRYNLPVLRSAVSAGEPLNREVIDTFRKYFKIDVRDGYGQTENTLLVGILKGMEVKLGSMGKPTPGNQVEIINEEGEPVQVGEVGDIAVHKDVPALFKKYYQDQERTQMAYRGDYYLTGDKASKDDDGYFWFEGRGDDIIISSGYTIGPFEVEDALVKHPAVQECAVVASPDEVRGNIVKAYIVLKDASQAGDALTRELQDHVKELTAPYKYPRKIEFIEELPKTTSGKIRRIELRQKETQGAS
- a CDS encoding amidohydrolase, with the translated sequence MGTLWFGGKIYTLEHENETVEAVYTENGRIKKVGSKSELTSMFGKEMTAQYDLKGNVMIPGFVDSHLHMIGHGEKLLRLNLSEAASAEEMKRLLEKKVEEIAPFEWVIGEGWNENNFQDRKIFHRDELDEIAPNHPMMLTRVCRHAILANSIALDLAGITDDTPDPEGGVIMRDSNGRATGYLLDRAQELVKNAMPEASIEFLEKALSCSVDDLVAQGVTGGHSEDLNYYGGFTRTYETFLNVINGQRKFRANLLVHHEVIEDMRKQGLGFGDGTNYVELGAMKIFADGALGGRTALLSHPYNDSPDTSGVAIHSIEGLTELVKKARSHDMPVAIHVIGDLALEYAIEAIEQYPAPFGLRDRLIHTQVMREDLLKRLKELSVILDIQPRFVASDFPWVIERLGEGRMGMSFAWKTLLESGVPIAGGSDAPIEPVNPLLGIHAAVTRKRPEESHGGYYPEQKLSVFESVSLFTKGSAFAIGREHERGMIKENFVADFTVLDRDIFHCDPDIILETKPVMTVVDETVVYEKI
- the tpx gene encoding thiol peroxidase translates to MANITFKETPMTLLGEEVKVGDKAPDFTVLANDLSEKTLEDYPGTRLISVVPSLDTGVCDAQTRKFNEEAAKLNNVKVLTISADLPFAQKRWCGAAGIEDAITLSDHRDLSFGKAFGVAMQELRLLARAVFVVNRNGEVVHTEYVSEATNHPDYDAALNAAKQAE
- a CDS encoding undecaprenyldiphospho-muramoylpentapeptide beta-N-acetylglucosaminyltransferase; translation: MKKKILFTGGGSAGHVTVNLALIPRFLEEDWDIHYIGSEKGIERQLIEPVKGVTYHHVATGKLRRYFDWNNFKDPFKVIKGVGEAFSIIKREKPSVIFSKGGFVSVPVVIAGKMNGVPVIIHESDLTPGLANKVAIPFASKVCTTFPETVKHLPENKAEYIGAVVRDELKSGNRSKGLSFAEFSGTKPVMLIMGGSLGAKRINESVRNQLNQLLQTFDILHLTGKGQVDESLQMKGYKQFEYVTDELPDLLAMADLIVSRAGSNSIFEFLALKKPMLLIPLSRAASRGDQILNAQSFQKSGYANVLLEEDLTDASFLRLVRETYEKRSTYLKAMEQDNAGDQANKIESLIKSIAK
- a CDS encoding NAD kinase; the encoded protein is MPNRRNLFFFYKQTKEIQEKVEPLKALAEKNDFHIVESPEEASIIASIGGDGAFLQAVRKTGFREDCLYVGISTGELGFYCDFHIDNIQNMVDDILSEGIEVRRYPTIEVMVNNESSFYCLNECTIRSSIIKTLAMEVYVEDFHFETFRGDGLIVSTPTGSTAYNKSVNGAVVDPKLACMQVSELASLNNNHYRTLGSPFLLSDERTLTLQVIQDGNDYPVIGIDNEAMSIQHAKEIQIHIPEKRIKTVKLKNNSFWHKVQRSFL
- a CDS encoding RDD family protein: MDETMSMTAPPASVDTEARHVRYAGFWMRFWAYLVDIIVVASLNGILITPLIRGFDLPATEPAILPLQAILTGIVYYMYFILMTKFLSQTLGKMLFGLKVASLDKTKLTWGTVIFREGIGRFISKTILFVGFLVVAFTKKKQGIHDLFAETTVVHEK
- a CDS encoding class I SAM-dependent methyltransferase, with protein sequence MSELTVENLYNVLDESTLVIQNKLEMSYLEALVETGLNIFENKVLQEELDADTVVRLKNLYDSCSLDGAEQETVRKGIQLALLKGMKKGIQPHHAMTPDSVAHLIGYLVKKYKEVLNLDNMKILDPAVGTGNLLTSVLNQLDGENVEAYGVEPDDLLLHLGFVNANLQKHQVEFLHQDSVKPLYIPQVNTVVTDLPVGYYPHEEAAAKYELKAEEGMSYVHHLLIEQSLNMTEDSGMLFFMIPNFLFGDDGAKQVRNLLNDRSVIHGIIQLPTSLFANESQAKSILVTQKKGEHTLKPKQVMMAKLPSFSNREAMLNMMQQINGWFSQLS
- the sppA gene encoding signal peptide peptidase SppA — encoded protein: MNGKRWIALGITVVLIIVSLGFNFVSSLAFGGWQEEMNTTDQFAETVIEEGSSSNKIAVLNVEGVIQDTGTNTSFLPQAGYNHDIFMKRLEHAAEDKSVKGIILRLNTPGGGVVESEEIHDKLLEIKEKTDKPIYASMGSMTASAGYYISAPTDKIVASPSTITGSIGVIMQSMNYAELAEKVGVKWETIKSGPHKDIMSPSREMTEEEREILQSMIDNSYDQFVRIVSEGRGIDESKVRELADGRIYDGRQAKEVNLVDDLGNLEDTIEGMKKDLGDNKLQVVQYKQNLGFNSLFEMTAAKLMGPDKDLLGIQQLLSTPQSPELMYLYSE